The DNA sequence CTGGTGGCTGCCTGCTGTCTCCAAGTCTCCATTGCTCTCTGAACAGCTGGCTCCCCCATCTGGGGAGTTTCCAGAGCTACTAGGGGGAATTCCTCAGGTGCCACATGACAGGCCACTCCCTCTGAAACCTGCAAATGAGGGGAGGCATGggaaaaagctgggtgtggcaggaCTTGTCTGTGGTCAGAGCACTtaggatgctgaagcaggaggatcaggagtttgaggccagccaaggctatatagactCTGTCACAAACAGTAAGCCTAGCTGAAGTGTGATACCTGCCATTCACTCCAGACCCTGCTGGGGTCCTGTTGGGTTGTTCCCTACCAGCTGCTGCTGTTCAAGACTCTaacatgtacatgtgttttcACTTACTGTGACGTCCTTCTTCATGGGTGGCACATCTTCAGTAAAGGGCCCCAGTGGTGACTATTTTTACATGATGCACTATACCATCTTTGTTGTTGCTAATTCAGTCTACAGTGTTAAGTGGAAAGTTCCACTGGGAATATGTAAATGAGCAGGCCTGGCTGTGTGCCAGTAAAACTTTATTGTTCAAACAAGTGGTGGGCCAGGTGGAACTTCCCCTGTCCTGGCTCTGTGACTCCCTGGTGGTCATCGGCTTGTTGACCCGTCAGCCCTCTGACCTGACACCTTTCAGGAGTTCTGGCCCAAATCTTTTTTGCTGAGAATTTGCAGTCTTAATTAATCCTTGGGGGAAAAATATTCCCAAAGTGGCAGTGCCCAGGACTTTGAGTCCTGGTCACAAGAGGTACTTGTCCTGCTTTTGATCACTCTACCAACCATTGCCCACCCCTGACCACCTACCCTGTAGGTGGGGACAGCAGTTCAGGAAAGGCCCTGGCCTAGCTTTAGCCCTCAGGGAGTTGGGGTCCCTTGGCTGAAACTCAACTTTTCCCCCCTACAGGCCGTGTGGCCCGAGCAGGCCGAAGTGGCACAGCCTATTCCTTGGTGGCCCCAGACGAGGTCCCCTACCTGCTTGACCTACACCTGTTCCTGGGCCGCTCTGTCACCCTGGCCCGTCCTCATGAGGAGCCTTCAGGTGAGGCAAGGCTGGACAGGGCTTGGGTCCCCATGGACCATGGAGATCATGAGCAGACTGGGGTGCAGTGGTCTGGCTTCAGGAGATGTCTGCTGGGTCTGACCGTACGGCCTGGGGTGCTGAGGCTACCCTTGGGCTATTGTTGCCAGAGTGGGGGATTCTGGTTGTGCATAACACTCTTGCCTGTATCTGTTGCCCTGGAGTCTGTAGGCCATGAGAGATAGACTGTAGGCTGACTCCTCAGTGTGCCCTGTCGCTGGCAGGTGCGGTTGGCAGGGACGGAGTGCTGGGTCGCGTGCCCCAGAGTGTAGTGGATGATGAGGACAGCAGCCTGCAGACCGCCATGGGGGCATCCCTGGACCTTCAGGGCCTGCACCGCGTGGCCAACAACGCTCAGCAGCAGTACGTGCGCTCACGGCCAGCGCCCTCGCCTGAGTCCATCAAGAGAGCCAAGGAGCTGGACCTGGCAGAGCTGGGCTTGCACCCGCTCTTCAGTAAGTTGGGCAGGGTGGAAGAGGTGAGGGTGGACTGGCCCTTCCAAACCCAGCCTGGCCTTACACACTTCCTGCCCCTGCAGGCTCATGCTTTGAGGAGGGAGAGCTCCAACGCCTGAAGCTGGTGGACAGCATCAAGAACTATCGCACGCGCACAGTGAGTGGACCCAGAGCCACTCTGGAAGGGGGTGGAAGGGGACGGACGTTCTTATGGGCACGAAGCTTCCTCACATGATATGATGGTCCTCTTGTCCACTCATAGGCCCCTTACCCCTTGATCTGAAGCACTCCTGTGACCCATGGCAGGCCACCACTTCCCACCACTCAAAGATGGATTGAATCCCCTGTGGGATGTGGTGTGTTCTCTGccatccatccccaccccagccttgAGTCTCCCTTACCTGTTCATTCCTCCTGAGAAGCCATGGCAGGCATGGAGAGCTCAAACGCGTGGCCAGTGGCAAAAAGAGAGTGTCACGGGTAAACTAGTAACCATTGGTTCCAAGCCCAGTGCCCTCAGTTTGAGGTCCGGGTTCTGGCTTTTCCTGGCCGTGTGGCCTTGGCAAGACACCCACTTTCTCTGGGACTAGCTCTTAATTGTGTGTAGCTGATATCTAGGGTCTCACCTCCCACAGTGAAGACTTGAGGAGCACGCATACAGGTCACAGCTGGCTTAGGGTAGGGCTGGGGATAGGTGGGTATTAGTTGATAAATGTGGCGTCCTTTTATAGACCATCTTTGAGATCAATGCCTCCAGCAAGGACCCAAGCAGCCAAATGATGCGTGCCAAGCGGCAGAGGGACCGGAAAGCTGTTGCCAGTTTCCAGCAGCGGCGCCAGGAAAGGCAGGAAGGCCCAGCTGACCCAGCCCCCCAGAGGGAGctgcctcaggaggaggaagaggaggacgatGACATGGTTGAGACTGTAGAGGTGCGGGCTGCAGGGGCAGCTGGTGCTGGGGACACACAGCTGGATCCCAGAAGCCCACGGGACAGGCAGTGGTGCAGCCCCATCTCCCCATGCAGTCTGTGAAAGTGGGGCACCTTCTCAGTCTGCACAAGGGGGGGCGGTATGGAGACGAAGGCAGGAGGAcaaccacaagttcaaagccagccaaagctacagagtGGTAGTCTGGGATAACCAAAGAGCTGTCTCAGCAGTTAGAAGTCCATGCCACACTAGCTGTCCCGGCTTACGCCTTTGATACCAGCACTTGGACAGCACAGGCTTTTGCATCTCTgaaaattcagggccagcctgttAACAGCAAGTCTCCGTACTGAGACACTCTGCTGTGACAGGGGATTggcgttcagttcccagcatcacatTAGAtgatcacaactgcctgtatctccagttcAGGGATCCAGCACCCCTgtgtaggtacacacacacacagaaaaatcttaagaaaaaagacagaacCCCTTTCCCAGATGTCATGGCCTGGGCTGTGGCAAAGCGGCTCAGCCTGAGGTCCTGTGGGAGACGTGCCCCTTGGCAAAGCGGCTCAGCCTGAGGTCCTGTGGGAGATGTGCCCCTTGGCAAAGCGGCTCAGCCTGAGGTCCTGTGGGAGACGTGCCCCTTGGGGCTGGAGGGTGGTATTGCACCCGCGTGGCAGTGGCCCCTCCTATCTCAGTGAGGCAGGGAGAGTCATGGTCTGAAGGCCCAGCTGCAAAACTCTGGGTGCATCCTATTTGAACAAAAGGAGCCAGCCCCAGGTGTGGTCAGGGCTGGGACTGGGGCCTGGTGGCATATTGCCAGCAGCAGCCCCGCCCCTCCTGCCTGCGCTGCAGGGGTCACTGCGTGCAGGTGAGGACATGGGGAATATACCTTCTGGCAGAAGAAAGGGGAAGTCCTGGCCCCTTGGTTCTAGTGGGCCAGGTTCATGACCACAAGGGTGACACTGGGCCTCTGCTTGCTAGGGTGTCTTCACAGAAGTCGTGGGCCAGAAACGGCTAAGGCCGGGACCCAGCCAAGGAGCCAAGAGGCGGAGGATAGAGACCCGTCAGCGAGACCAGGAGTTTTATGTCCCCTACCGGCCCAAGGATTTCGACAGTGAGCGGGGGTGAGTGTGAGCTTAGGACCCAGCGTCGGGTGGACAGAGGCTCTGGGCCCCATTAATCAAATCTCCCACTTGACCCTGCAGGCTGAGTGTCAGTGGGGCTGGAGGGGCCTTCGAGCAGCAGGTGGCTGGTGCAGTCCTGGACCTGATGGGGGATGAAGCGCAGAACATGAGCCGGGGGCAGCAGCAGCTCAAGTGGTGAGTGACCAGTCCCTGTGCCACCAGGTGTGGCCTTCTGTGTCACCCTTTGACTGCTCAGAGCAAGATGGCGACTCCGTCCCTGGGAGCTGGCCTTTCTCGGTAGCCTCTTACCTGCTATGCCCACAAGAATGCTGATGCCATTCCCCCGACGCACACGGGGCTCGAATGTGTTGTGGGGCTTGAGCTCCGAGTCTCCAACTCCCGTGCTCCTTTTGAGACTTGGGCTGTCCAGGGAAGGTGAAGAGGTGGTGGAGGAACTGAGTGTCCAGTGCAGAGCTGGTGTGGCTGGCTGTTTCCCTTTAATCCTCTACTGACTACACTTGACCCATAAGTGAGGGGACGGGTTCCTCAAAGTAGAAGCTCCCATCTCACTTTCAGGGACCGGAAGAAGAAGCGGTTTGTGGGGCAGTCAGgccaagaagacaagaaaaagatcAAGACGGAGAGCGGCCGGTTTATCAGCAGTTCTTATAAGCGGGATCTGTATCCTGAGAGGTTGGGATGCGGAGGGGCAGGGCCAGGTGGCTACCTGCTGCTGCTCCTATAGGAGGGGGCCGGGTCTAGGGGCGGGGCCGGGTGTCATGCTGCTGTCCCTATAGGAGGGGCTGCgcctgggggcgggggcaggtgTCTTGCTGCTGCTCCTATAGGAGGGGGGGCTGCGCTTGTGATGGGACCCAGTGGCTCCCTCAGCATCCCCCTAATAAGGGGCCTTTCTCCAACTTGGGTGCTACTTGTTACTTCCTTAACGAGGCTTTCAGCTACCAgaagtggaagcagaagcagaaaattGATGACCGGGACTCCGAAGAAGAAGGGCCATCCAACCAGCGAGGCCCTGGGCCCCGCAGAGGTGGAAAGCGAGGTCGTAGTCAAGGTGGGCAGGGCAGGTGGTATGGTGTGAACAGGAAGAAAGTCAGGCACGGTGAGGCACAGGGATAAACACGGGTCCAAGGCTGAGCTCCCCCCAAATCCCTGTGTTGACAGGCACATCCCAGCCCCGAGCTTCCAGTGTACCCGCAGGCCGCATGCGCTCGGAACTCAAGACCAAGGAGCAAATCCTCAAGCAGCGCCGGCAAGCCCAGAAGCAGCGCTTCCTGCAGCGAGGGGGCCTGAAGCAGCTTTCAGCACGCAACCGCCGCCGAGCCCAGGAGCTGCGCCAGGGCGCCTTTGGCCGGGGTGCGCCCTCCAGGAAGGGCAAGATGAGGAAAAGGATGTGAGGAGCCAGATGCAGCCCTGGGGCTTCCTGGTAGCCCCGGGTGTGGACGTCAGGGACATATGTCCATGTGCTGTTGGAAGATCCTTCCACAGGCGCTGCTCTGTGAGGAGCAGTGCCATATGGCCACAGAAAGCAACAGCTGCTTTTGACTGGGATGCATAGGAGTCTAGCTATGCAAAGCAGGCAGACCCAAGTCCTGACCCTGCAAGTCACAGCAGCTTCTGGTTCCACACCTTCAGGGTTCAGAGATCAGGGCCGTGTGGATGCCTCTGACCCAGCATTGAGTTTTAATGTAATAAACTTTACTGCCTCTAGTAGACCAGGAGCGTGGCTTCCTCAGGATGTTGTTGGAAGGTGTCTCAGATGTTGTTGAGGCTGAGAGCAGGTGGCCATGCCTGCATGTCCCTCCTGATCACTGAGATGAGAAAAACGAGTCACCCAAGGACTGCTGCAGGGCAGAGAAAGGCTGTGGTGGCATTGCCCTTCTTCACGTGGAAGAGAGAAGCAGCCTGTGCCAACCCTCGGGTCCTCCGTTCTGCTGGTGGCTTTTCCCACCTCTTGCTTGAggtcctgtatgtgtgtgtgtgtcaagcaTCCTCCAGTAGCCGGATCCCAGTGCAGGTCAGGCACACGTTGGGGACTACCCTGTTGGGCCCGAAGAGCAGATGGTACCAATAATCCCCTGCTGCTCAGATCCACTGTACATAGCAAG is a window from the Mus caroli chromosome 5, CAROLI_EIJ_v1.1, whole genome shotgun sequence genome containing:
- the Ddx54 gene encoding ATP-dependent RNA helicase DDX54, whose translation is MAAGRRVGLGPSSRPTMAPWKKKRLRKRRTGASQGRDSDSDDGEFEIQAEDDARARKLGPGRALPSFPTSECVSDVEPDTREMVRAQNKKKKKSGGFQSMGLSYPVFKGIMKKGYKVPTPIQRKTIPMILDGKDVVAMARTGSGKTACFLLPMFERLKARSAQTGARALILSPTRELALQTMKFTKELGKFTGLKTALILGGDKMEDQFAALHENPDIIIATPGRLVHVAVEMNLKLQSVEYVVFDEADRLFEMGFAEQLQEIIGRLPGGHQTVLFSATLPKLLVEFARAGLTEPVLIRLDVDAKLNEQLKTSFLLVREDTKAAVLLYLLQNVVRPQDQTVVFVATKHHAEYLTELLTGQGVSCAHIYSALDQTARKINLAKFTHNKCSTLIVTDLAARGLDIPLLDNVINYSFPAKGKLFLHRVGRVARAGRSGTAYSLVAPDEVPYLLDLHLFLGRSVTLARPHEEPSGAVGRDGVLGRVPQSVVDDEDSSLQTAMGASLDLQGLHRVANNAQQQYVRSRPAPSPESIKRAKELDLAELGLHPLFSSCFEEGELQRLKLVDSIKNYRTRTTIFEINASSKDPSSQMMRAKRQRDRKAVASFQQRRQERQEGPADPAPQRELPQEEEEEDDDMVETVEGVFTEVVGQKRLRPGPSQGAKRRRIETRQRDQEFYVPYRPKDFDSERGLSVSGAGGAFEQQVAGAVLDLMGDEAQNMSRGQQQLKWDRKKKRFVGQSGQEDKKKIKTESGRFISSSYKRDLYQKWKQKQKIDDRDSEEEGPSNQRGPGPRRGGKRGRSQGTSQPRASSVPAGRMRSELKTKEQILKQRRQAQKQRFLQRGGLKQLSARNRRRAQELRQGAFGRGAPSRKGKMRKRM